AACCCAGATCAATCGGTTTTCATCGGTGGCGGATTTTGATAAATCGCCAGGCAGCAGATTTTCAAAGATCTAAAGGGCACATGCCCCGCATTCTTGAATGCATGACGTAAACACACGTCTGGCACAATTATGACCTATGGCTTCCAGGGAATGAAGGTTTTGATACCAACTTGGTGCCACTTTGCGGCTGCACAGAGTTCCAAACTGCAAGCGGCGATGGACCTCTCCCCGCAGGGGAGGGATGAAGAACCACGCCTCATTTCAATGCCGCGAAGCTCTTGGGTGAGCGCCAGGTGGTGGCGTATCAACGCGGAGTTTGCAAATCCGAGAGCGACAGAATGTCATCGAGCACACTGGTGGTGTGTTTATCTTCTGGTTCGCCCACGATTGCTTCTTCGCTCATGATTGCGCCTTCTGACCTGTCCAGCAGAAGACAGCCAATGATCCCGGCAAACAAGGGATGCGCATAATGGAACATCAAGGTTGCGATACGGCTGCGATACCAGTCGTGATGGTGAGGCGTGGCAAGATTGCTTGCCTGGAGGGCATGGATAAACCTCGTGGTTAGCTCCTCAACCAGCATTTCCCGGTTCCGCAAGTGCGGGTATCGGGCTTCCATTTCTTTTACCAGGGCAACCATCTCGGGCCATGCCCTGGGGTCGAGCTCATCCAGCAGGAGCATCTGTTCCACGGTGCAGTGCCAGATTCCTCTGCGCTGGTTGTCGCCGAGCTTGTAGCTTTTGATTGGATCACGCCCTTGTTCTCGCAGGTGCTGAATCGCCGTGTGCATTTCTCCGGGCAGGCGTTCGCCCTCCTGGTATCCCGTCTGATCGAGTAACCGCTGCAGGTACAAATGCAGTTCATCGCCGCCATGATCAATGAGATACTCGATCATCACGCCACCCCCAATGTTGGAGCCACTCCAACGCAATAAATGCAAGATGCGCTGGGCATAGTACTCCGTCGTATAGGGGATCTTCTGCCCGCGCTCTTTCATCTCTCCAATCAGTACGGTGGTTAACTGCAGGGCTGCCTCTTCCCGGGATAGTTTGTTGGCCTCGGGATTGCGAACCCGCATGTTGATTGCACGCTCGTTTAATTCTTCTGCTACCGTGTCCAAGGTCGCCTGACTGTTTTCATCCTCGTTCATCGCTTCCTCCGTTCTTGGGGTGCGCCTCTGCACCAGAAACCAGCTTGCGCTTCTGTGTACATTCGCTTTTCCCTACAAACAGAGCCTGGTCCATCATGGAGCGTAAAGCCAAATTACTGCAGAATGTTTATTGCAATCCCATTCGTTTTGGACAGCAACTCGTTTTTTCTTAGAGATAACAAATCGGGGTCGAGAATCCACCGGTGGGTGTAGATAGAAACCTTGCAGAAAAGAATACTTAAGGTTGCATGGCTACACGTACAGTTAGCCACCTTAAGAATCGGGGAGATTGAATCCAGTCTAGACCCTGCTTATTCAAACAGCAAGAACAAAAAGTCTAACCACAAAGGACACAAACAGAACACGGTTTTCACATCCCTTGTTCCAAAATTGTTCCTCGCGGAATACGCTTCATTCCTCTCTGCGTTCCTCTGCGTCCTCTGCGGTTAAACACCTTATCCCGACTTGAAAAAACTTGATTAAAATGCAAGTTTTCAAATTTGTGGTTAAATTGGAGCGGATGAACAAAGTAGTCCCCAATCCCGATGAAGCGGTCAAAGACATCCCCGACGGGGCGACGATCATGCTCGGCGGCTTTGGGTTGTGTGGCATCCCCGAAAACCTGATTCGCGCACTGCTGCACAAGAACGTCAAAAACCTTACCACCATCTCCAATAATGTAGGCATTGATGATTTTGGCCTGGGCCTGCTGCTCGCCAACCACCAGATCAAGAAACATATTGGCAGCTACGTCGGAGAGAACAGACTTCTGGAAGAAATGGTACTGAACGGAAAAATTGACCTGGAACTAAATCCGCAGGGCACGTTTGCCGAGCGCATTCGCGCCGGTGGGGCGGGGATTCCGGCATTCTTTACGCCCGCTGGTTACGGCACGGTGATTGGGGAAAAGAAAGAAGTCCGCGAGTTTAACGGACGGCCGCATATCCTCGAAAGCGCTTTGAAGGCCGATTTTGCCCTGATTAAAGCCTGGAAGGGTGACAAGTGGGGGAACCTGATTTACCGCAAGACGGCGCGCAATTTTAATCCTATGATGGCAACGGCGGCGCGCGTGACCATTGCCGAAGTGGAAGAGCTGGTGGAGGTGGGTGAACTCGACGGCGAGCAGATCATTACCCCAAGCATTTATGTCAAGCGCATCCTGCAGGGTGAAAAATATGAGAAGAGAATTGAGCGGCGCACGGTAAGGCAGGCCTAAGCACTGCAGAACAAAGCACCGCAGAAAAAAATGGCGAAATTACCCAAAGCCGACAAACAGAAAGACGCGGACAAGCGCGAGCGCATCGTTAAGCGCATCGCCCGCGAGCTGCGCGATGGATACTACGTCAACCTGGGCATCGGCATGCCGACGCTGGTGGCCAATTATGTTCCGGCGGGCATGCATGTTATCTTGCAGAGTGAGAACGGGATGCTGGGTGTGGGGCCGTATCCGGTTGCCGGGTGTGAAGATCCCGACCTGATTAACGCCGGCAAAGAGACAATCACGGAGGTCCCCGGCACGGTGTA
The Terriglobales bacterium DNA segment above includes these coding regions:
- a CDS encoding CoA transferase subunit A → MNKVVPNPDEAVKDIPDGATIMLGGFGLCGIPENLIRALLHKNVKNLTTISNNVGIDDFGLGLLLANHQIKKHIGSYVGENRLLEEMVLNGKIDLELNPQGTFAERIRAGGAGIPAFFTPAGYGTVIGEKKEVREFNGRPHILESALKADFALIKAWKGDKWGNLIYRKTARNFNPMMATAARVTIAEVEELVEVGELDGEQIITPSIYVKRILQGEKYEKRIERRTVRQA